A single window of Macadamia integrifolia cultivar HAES 741 unplaced genomic scaffold, SCU_Mint_v3 scaffold205, whole genome shotgun sequence DNA harbors:
- the LOC122065534 gene encoding delta(3,5)-Delta(2,4)-dienoyl-CoA isomerase, peroxisomal isoform X1, with protein MEKYKTLEIVQANSNSQVFTLYLNRPSLRNALSSDFFSEFPRALSWLDENPNVSVIILSGRGDHFCSGIDLSTLKDSFANTKSNDDSGRSGERLRRAIKRLQVAITALENCRKPVIAGIHGACIGGGIDIVTACDIRYCTEDSFFSVKEVDLAIVADLGTLQRLPAIVGFGNAMELALTGRKFLGSEAKSLGMVSKVFGSKSAMDEGILGIAEGIAKKSPLAVNGTKAILLRSRDLTLDQGLDYVATWNSVALQSNDLAEAVSAQIQRRKPAFAKL; from the exons ATGGAGAAGTACAAGACCTTGGAAATCGTTCAGGCAAACTCAAATTCGCAGGTTTTCACCCTATATCTCAATCGTCCGTCGCTTCGAAATGCTCTCTCAAGCGATTTCTTCTCTGAATTCCCAAGGGCTCTATCTTGGCTGGACGAAAACCCTAACGTGAGCGTCATCATCCTCTCGGGTCGCGGTGATCATTTCTGTTCAGGCATAGACCTTTCAACCCTAAAGGATTCTTTCGCAAACACCAAATCTAACGACGACAGTGGCAGATCTGGAGAACGGTTACGCAGAGCGATCAAGAGATTACAGGTCGCAATCACAGCTCTGGAAAATTGCCGCAAACCTGTCATCGCTGGAATCCATGGCGCTTGCATCGGAGGTGGGATCGATATCGTGACAGCTTGTGATATTAGGTATTGTACGGAGGATTCGTTCTTCTCCGTGAAGGAGGTCGATTTGGCGATCGTTGCTGATCTCGGGACGCTTCAGAGGCTTCCGGCGATCGTTGGGTTCGGAAACGCCATGGAATTAGCCCTAACTGGCCGGAAGTTTTTGGGATCGGAGGCGAAGAGTTTGGGTATGGTATCTAAGGTTTTCGGTTCCAAAAGTGCCATGGATGAAGGAATATTGGGGATTGCCGAGG GAATTGCAAAGAAGTCTCCTCTTGCAGTCAATGGTACGAAGGCCATATTATTGAGAAGTCGGGACCTAACATTGGATCAAGGACTGGATTATGTTGCGACATGGAACTCTGTGGCGCTGCAATCAAATGATTTAGCCGAAGCAGTCTCAGCTCAAATTCAAAGGAGAAAACCTGCTTTTGCTAAGCTTTGA
- the LOC122065534 gene encoding delta(3,5)-Delta(2,4)-dienoyl-CoA isomerase, peroxisomal isoform X2 codes for MEKYKTLEIVQANSNSQVFTLYLNRPSLRNALSSDFFSEFPRALSWLDENPNVSVIILSGRGDHFCSGIDLSTLKDSFANTKSNDDSGRSGERLRRAIKRLQVAITALENCRKPVIAGIHGACIGGGIDIVTACDIRYCTEDSFFSVKEVDLAIVADLGTLQRLPAIVGFGNAMELALTGRKFLGSEAKSLGMVSKVFGSKSAMDEGILGIAEGKSVLLLPLFCL; via the exons ATGGAGAAGTACAAGACCTTGGAAATCGTTCAGGCAAACTCAAATTCGCAGGTTTTCACCCTATATCTCAATCGTCCGTCGCTTCGAAATGCTCTCTCAAGCGATTTCTTCTCTGAATTCCCAAGGGCTCTATCTTGGCTGGACGAAAACCCTAACGTGAGCGTCATCATCCTCTCGGGTCGCGGTGATCATTTCTGTTCAGGCATAGACCTTTCAACCCTAAAGGATTCTTTCGCAAACACCAAATCTAACGACGACAGTGGCAGATCTGGAGAACGGTTACGCAGAGCGATCAAGAGATTACAGGTCGCAATCACAGCTCTGGAAAATTGCCGCAAACCTGTCATCGCTGGAATCCATGGCGCTTGCATCGGAGGTGGGATCGATATCGTGACAGCTTGTGATATTAGGTATTGTACGGAGGATTCGTTCTTCTCCGTGAAGGAGGTCGATTTGGCGATCGTTGCTGATCTCGGGACGCTTCAGAGGCTTCCGGCGATCGTTGGGTTCGGAAACGCCATGGAATTAGCCCTAACTGGCCGGAAGTTTTTGGGATCGGAGGCGAAGAGTTTGGGTATGGTATCTAAGGTTTTCGGTTCCAAAAGTGCCATGGATGAAGGAATATTGGGGATTGCCGAGGGTAAGTCTGTCCTTTTACTCCC CTTATTCTGTTTATAA